The region CCGCAGTACTTGCAGACCCTGTGGGGGAGCTTCGGGTTGTAGCAGTTGGGGCATACGGAGATTGCGGGGTTCTTGGCCTTCCAGTGGGTTCTCCTCTTGTCCCTTCTGGTCCTTGATACTTTTCTCTTGGGAACTGCCATCGCGCTACTCCTTTTCTGAGAGTTTATTTTGAAGCTCTTTCAGCTTTGCCCACCTGGGGTCCACTTCCTTTTCGGTCTTCTCCTTTACCTGCTCCTCTTCCCCTACGGAGAAGCTGATTGTGCTCTCCTCACACTCCTTGCTGCAAACCGGCTTTACCGGCAGGTTCAGCAGGACTTGTTCGTTAACCACCTCCGCAAGGTCCATTACGGTTTCGTCGGAGAATTTTATATCAAGGTCTCCCTTCTTTATCTGCCCTCCGCCTATTTCGGAGGTGGGCATAAGCTCGTAGTGGAACGGCTGCTCAACTTTGTGGGTGAACTTCTTGTTGCACTTGCTACAGGTCAGCTCGACCTCGCCTGTAACTTTCCCTTTAACGTCGTAGCCTACCGGTTTCCTCCTCACTTCTATCTCGAGGTTAAACGGCGAGGATTTGCTGACCTCTTCTTTCGGAAGGTCCACCTGCGACGACTGTATCTGGGTTTTAACCTTTATCGGCTCTTTAGCCGTAACTTCGTTGAGGTTTATCTTCCGCTTCACGGCTTCACCTTAAATAGGGTTGAAAATTCGGAGCATAAAATTATGCTTGGCTTCCCTTTTTGCAATCGGCCCCGGCTTTACTTATGTTTTAGAGGAACAAACTACCGGAGGATTAAATGAAGAAGCTGACCGTAGCACTTCTAACCCTTGTTGTTGCAACCTCTTCTGCCGCATCCGCAAAGGTCCTTGCCGAGGTAAACGGGAAGAAGATTACAGACAAAGACCTTAACGCCGCAATCGACTCTCTCCCTCCCCAGTACCACACCCTCAAGAACAACCCCACTTTCAGGAAACGGATGCTCGAGAACTTGGTTAAGGAGGAGCTCCTCTACCAGGAAGCCCTTAAAGAGGGTCTTGAGAACGACCCCGCCTTTAAGCGCCGTTTGGAGCAGATAAAGAAACGCCTTCTGGTTCAATACCTCCTCTCTAAACACGTAAAACCTCCCAAGGTAGAGGTTACGAAGAAGGAGGCAAAAGCCTTCTACGAGAAGAACAAGAAGATGTTTACCGATGCCACCGGAAAGCAGGTTCCTTTCTCGGCCGTTGAGCCGTTTATAATGGAGAACCTTAAGAGGCAGAAGGAGCAGGAGGCCCTTAACAGGGCGGTTGAGAACTACGTGAAGAACCTTGAGGCCCACGCTAAGGTTAAGATTTACGGAAGCTCCGGCTCTGCTAAGTAGGAGGCGCCATGAAGCGGTTTCTCCTTTTACTCTGTTTGTTCTTGTTGCCCCTTACTTCCCAGGCTAAGGTTGTAGATTACATAGCCGCCGTTGTAAACGGCCAGCCGATTCTCTACAGCGATGTTGTCCGGTTTGCCCGTGAAAACCACATAAACAACTTAAGAGTTGCCCTCGACAGGCTCATAGAGAGGGAGATTCTCCTTACCCAGGCAAGGTCGGAAGGGATTTCCGTTTCCGATAAGGAGCTTAAGACGGCCCTCCTTGAACTTGCCAGGAAGAACGGCTTTAAGAGCCTTGAAGAGTTTAAAAAGGCCCTCGAGAAGGAAGG is a window of Thermovibrio ammonificans HB-1 DNA encoding:
- a CDS encoding YceD family protein: MKRKINLNEVTAKEPIKVKTQIQSSQVDLPKEEVSKSSPFNLEIEVRRKPVGYDVKGKVTGEVELTCSKCNKKFTHKVEQPFHYELMPTSEIGGGQIKKGDLDIKFSDETVMDLAEVVNEQVLLNLPVKPVCSKECEESTISFSVGEEEQVKEKTEKEVDPRWAKLKELQNKLSEKE
- a CDS encoding SurA N-terminal domain-containing protein — protein: MKKLTVALLTLVVATSSAASAKVLAEVNGKKITDKDLNAAIDSLPPQYHTLKNNPTFRKRMLENLVKEELLYQEALKEGLENDPAFKRRLEQIKKRLLVQYLLSKHVKPPKVEVTKKEAKAFYEKNKKMFTDATGKQVPFSAVEPFIMENLKRQKEQEALNRAVENYVKNLEAHAKVKIYGSSGSAK